From a single Piliocolobus tephrosceles isolate RC106 chromosome 21, ASM277652v3, whole genome shotgun sequence genomic region:
- the ANGPTL4 gene encoding angiopoietin-related protein 4: MRGAPTAGAALMLCVATAVLLRAQGGPVQSKPPRFASWDEMNVLAHGLLQLGQGLREHAERTRSQLNALERRLSACGSACQETEGSTALPLAPESQVDPEVLHSLQTQLKAQNSRIQQLFHKVAQQQRHLEKQHLRIQRLQSQVGLLDPKHLDHEVAKPARRKRLPEIARPVDPAQNASRLHRLPRDCQELFEDGERQSGLFEIQPQGSPPFLVNCKMTSDGGWTVIQRRHDGSVDFNRPWEAYKAGFGDPQGEFWLGLEKVHSITGDRNSRLAVQLRDWDGNAESLQFSVHLGGEDTAYSLQLTEPVASQLGATTVPPSGLSVPFSTWDQDHDLRRDKNCAKSLSGGWWFGTCSHSNLNGQYFRSIPQQRQELKKGIFWKTWRGRYYPLQATTMLIQPTAAEAAS; the protein is encoded by the exons ATGCGCGGTGCTCCGACGGCTGGAGCAGCCCTGATGCTCTGCGTCGCCACCGCCGTGCTGCTGAGAGCTCAGGGCGGCCCCGTGCAGTCCAAGCCTCCGCGCTTTGCGTCCTGGGACGAGATGAATGTCCTGGCGCACGGACTCCTGCAGCTAGGCCAGGGGCTGCGCGAACACGCGGAGCGCACCCGCAGTCAGCTGAACGCGCTGGAGCGGCGCCTGAGCGCTTGCGGGTCCGCCTGCCAGGAAACCGAGGGGTCCACCGCCCTCCCGTTAGCCCCTGAAAGCCAGGTGGACCCTGAGGTCCTTCACAGCCTGCAG ACACAACTCAAGGCTCAGAACAGCAGGATCCAGCAACTCTTCCACAAGGTGGCCCAGCAGCAGCGGCACCTGGAGAAGCAGCACCTGCGAATTCAGCGTCTGCAAAGCCAG GTTGGCCTCCTAGACCCCAAGCACCTAGACCATGAGGTGGCCAAGCCTGCCCGAAGAAAGAGGCTGCCCGAGATAGCCCGGCCAGTTGACCCGGCTCAAAATGCCAGCCGCCTGCACC GGCTGCCCAGGGATTGCCAGGAGCTGTTTGAAGATGGGGAGAGGCAGAGTGGACTATTTGAGATCCAGCCTCAGGGGTCTCCGCCATTTTTGGTGAACTGCAAGATGACCTCAG ATGGAGGCTGGACAGTAATTCAGAGGCGCCATGATGGCTCTGTGGACTTCAACCGGCCCTGGGAAGCCTACAAGGCGGGGTTCGGGGATCCCCAAG GCGAGTTCTGGCTGGGCCTGGAGAAGGTGCATAGCATCACAGGGGACCGCAACAGCCGCCTGGCCGTGCAGCTGCGGGACTGGGATGGCAACGCCGAGTCGCTGCAGTTCTCTGTGCACCTGGGTGGTGAGGACACGGCCTACAGCCTGCAGCTCACCGAGCCCGTGGCCAGCCAGTTGGGTGCCACCACCGTCCCGCCTAGCGGCCTCTCCGTACCCTTCTCCACTTGGGACCAAGATCACGACCTCCGCAGGGACAAGAACTGCGCCAAGAGCCTCTCTG GAGGCTGGTGGTTTGGCACCTGCAGCCATTCCAACCTCAATGGCCAGTACTTCCGCTCCATCCCACAGCAGCGGCAGGAGCTTAAGAAAGGAATCTTCTGGAAGACCTGGCGGGGCCGCTACTACCCGCTGCAGGCCACCACCATGTTGATCCAGCCCACGGCGGCAGAGGCAGCCTCCTAG